In Alkalihalobacillus sp. TS-13, the following are encoded in one genomic region:
- a CDS encoding Na/Pi cotransporter family protein, with the protein MDLDIQKLIFEFLGGLGIFLFGIKYMGEGLQNSAGDRLRDILDRFTSNPFMGVLAGIIVTILIQSSSGTTVLTVGLVNAGFMTLRQAIGVIMGANIGTTVTAFIIGIDIGAYALPIIAVGTLIIFFFSSKKMKNIGQIIFGFGALFYGLELMGDGMKPLRGLQAFQDLTVDMSENGVLGVVIGTLFTVVVQSSSATIGILQELYSQGSLELDAALPVLFGDNIGTTITAVLAAIGASVAARRAALTHVIFNLLGTTVFLLLISPFTAYVEFLTSWLDLEPKMQIAFAHGSFNILNTLIQVWFIGVLAYIVTKLVPGDDGVIEYKAKHLDPIFLERSPAVALGQAKMEVMRMAEYAKNGLTESFEYLNSNHKKNAEKAYQYEEAINNLDQRITEYLVKLSSYTLSAHDSEQHSILMDSVRDIERIGDHMENIIELVEYQLTHKVVISDKAKADLEEMFQLTMSTIDEAFHAIEENDKEKARKVVKMEDAIDKMERTLRKQHILRLNEGKCSGASGIVFVDIISNLERIGDHAVNIAEYVLGEEE; encoded by the coding sequence TTGGATTTAGATATTCAGAAATTGATATTTGAATTTCTTGGTGGACTTGGTATCTTCTTATTCGGAATCAAGTATATGGGAGAAGGACTTCAAAATTCTGCAGGTGATCGTTTAAGGGATATCCTTGATCGCTTTACCTCAAATCCTTTCATGGGTGTACTTGCTGGTATTATCGTTACCATTTTGATTCAATCAAGTTCCGGTACGACAGTATTGACGGTTGGACTTGTCAATGCAGGTTTCATGACCCTTCGCCAGGCGATCGGTGTTATTATGGGTGCTAATATAGGTACTACGGTGACGGCTTTCATCATTGGTATTGATATAGGAGCATATGCGTTACCAATCATCGCTGTTGGTACTTTGATTATCTTCTTCTTCAGTTCAAAGAAAATGAAGAATATCGGTCAAATTATTTTTGGTTTCGGTGCATTGTTCTACGGACTTGAACTGATGGGTGATGGAATGAAGCCTTTACGAGGTCTTCAAGCATTCCAGGACTTGACTGTAGACATGAGTGAGAATGGAGTTCTTGGGGTAGTGATCGGTACTTTATTTACAGTAGTCGTTCAAAGCTCCAGTGCAACAATTGGTATCCTTCAAGAATTGTATTCACAAGGTTCATTAGAATTGGACGCAGCTCTACCTGTATTATTTGGTGATAATATCGGGACAACGATTACAGCGGTTCTTGCAGCCATTGGTGCAAGTGTGGCAGCGAGAAGAGCAGCTTTGACCCATGTTATCTTCAACTTACTAGGAACAACCGTTTTTTTACTATTGATTAGTCCATTTACAGCTTATGTAGAATTCCTGACAAGTTGGTTAGACCTTGAACCAAAAATGCAAATTGCCTTTGCCCATGGATCATTTAATATCTTGAATACATTGATTCAAGTCTGGTTCATAGGAGTATTAGCTTATATCGTTACGAAGCTCGTCCCTGGAGATGACGGTGTGATCGAATATAAAGCGAAACATCTCGATCCGATCTTCTTAGAACGTTCTCCTGCCGTTGCTTTAGGACAAGCGAAGATGGAAGTCATGCGAATGGCGGAGTATGCTAAGAACGGATTGACTGAATCGTTCGAATATCTAAATTCAAATCATAAAAAGAACGCTGAAAAAGCTTATCAATATGAAGAAGCAATCAACAATTTAGATCAACGTATTACAGAGTATCTAGTTAAACTATCATCGTATACGTTATCTGCTCATGATTCTGAACAACATTCAATTCTAATGGATTCTGTACGTGATATTGAGCGAATCGGAGACCATATGGAAAACATCATTGAATTAGTTGAATATCAATTGACCCATAAAGTCGTCATCTCAGATAAAGCAAAAGCTGATTTAGAAGAAATGTTCCAATTGACGATGTCAACAATCGATGAAGCATTCCATGCAATTGAAGAAAACGACAAGGAAAAAGCGCGTAAAGTTGTCAAAATGGAAGATGCAATCGATAAAATGGAGAGAACATTACGTAAACAGCATATTTTACGCTTGAATGAAGGTAAATGCAGTGGGGCTTCTGGTATCGTCTTCGTTGATATCATCAGTAACCTTGAACGGATCGGAGACCATGCAGTGAATATTGCTGAGTATGTTTTAGGAGAAGAAGAATAA
- a CDS encoding DUF1002 domain-containing protein: protein MRFKKWIAIMILVACMIPGVALADAAPGDIIVTLGEDLTDSQKQDLLKEMDVPADVETVTVTNEEEHQYLGEYISKAQIGSKAISSTKITVGEKDSGLNVETNNINWVTEEMYANALTTAGVTDADIYVTAPFEVSGTAALTGILKAYEVKADVEIPEEKKQVANEEMVKTVKLGDRVGAEKATELMTKIKQELAENPVETEEDLRALIQRVAEDVGITLTDEELNGLVSLFNKMKDLNIDWDQVKNNLENVRNNLSEFLNKEETQGFIRTILDFLIQLIEALKNLFK, encoded by the coding sequence ATGAGATTTAAAAAATGGATTGCAATCATGATTTTAGTTGCTTGTATGATTCCGGGAGTTGCGTTAGCAGATGCAGCACCTGGTGATATCATCGTCACATTGGGGGAAGATTTAACTGATAGTCAGAAACAAGATCTATTGAAAGAAATGGATGTACCCGCAGATGTTGAAACTGTTACCGTAACAAATGAAGAAGAGCATCAATACTTAGGTGAATATATATCAAAAGCACAAATCGGATCTAAAGCGATTTCTTCTACTAAAATTACAGTCGGTGAAAAGGATTCCGGACTGAATGTAGAGACGAACAACATCAATTGGGTAACCGAAGAAATGTACGCAAACGCACTCACAACCGCGGGTGTTACTGATGCGGATATCTATGTGACAGCTCCATTCGAAGTCTCTGGAACAGCTGCACTAACAGGTATTTTAAAAGCTTATGAAGTCAAAGCAGATGTTGAAATCCCTGAAGAGAAGAAACAGGTAGCGAATGAAGAAATGGTGAAAACGGTCAAGCTTGGTGATCGTGTCGGTGCGGAAAAAGCGACTGAACTGATGACAAAAATCAAGCAAGAGTTGGCCGAAAACCCTGTTGAAACAGAAGAGGACCTCCGTGCGTTGATTCAACGTGTGGCAGAAGATGTTGGCATCACATTAACGGATGAAGAACTGAACGGTCTTGTATCCTTGTTCAACAAGATGAAAGATTTGAACATTGATTGGGACCAGGTGAAAAATAACCTTGAAAATGTACGGAATAACTTAAGTGAATTTCTTAATAAAGAAGAAACGCAGGGATTCATCAGAACAATTCTTGATTTCCTGATTCAATTGATTGAAGCATTGAAAAACCTTTTCAAATAA
- a CDS encoding nitroreductase, protein MDIIEAIRTRRTIGKVEDEVPDKKLIKTILEAGTWAPNHYRTEPWNFIVLSGKGRDVLGRIYGEFAIEDLTDPTEEEIELAKEKGFKKARRAPVIIVMIMEPSDQEKVVWVEEVAACACAAQNMMLAAHSLGLGSIWRTGEPTYTLKMKEAFGVSEKGQIMGFLYIGYPAAEPKASPRKPISEKTQWWDGE, encoded by the coding sequence ATGGATATAATCGAAGCGATCAGAACAAGACGGACGATAGGTAAGGTGGAGGATGAGGTTCCTGATAAAAAATTGATCAAGACAATTCTTGAAGCAGGAACATGGGCACCTAATCATTATCGGACAGAACCATGGAATTTCATCGTCCTAAGTGGTAAAGGAAGAGATGTCCTAGGAAGGATATATGGAGAATTTGCAATTGAGGACTTGACGGATCCAACAGAAGAGGAGATTGAATTAGCCAAAGAAAAAGGCTTTAAAAAAGCAAGAAGAGCACCGGTAATCATTGTCATGATAATGGAACCCAGCGACCAAGAAAAGGTTGTATGGGTCGAAGAGGTAGCTGCTTGTGCGTGTGCTGCACAAAATATGATGCTCGCTGCTCATTCACTAGGACTTGGATCAATATGGCGAACGGGAGAGCCAACTTACACTCTGAAAATGAAAGAAGCATTCGGAGTCTCGGAAAAAGGACAAATTATGGGGTTTTTATATATTGGATATCCCGCAGCGGAACCGAAAGCTTCACCGCGAAAACCAATTTCAGAGAAAACACAATGGTGGGATGGAGAATAA
- a CDS encoding DUF456 domain-containing protein — MTIIAWLVIGVLFVLSFIGLIYPVLPASLFLIAGFLVYGWMFSFDPLGLWFWIIQGILVLLLYATDYASNYFGVKKRGGSKHAIWGSTIGIIVGPFIIPIIGILIGPFIGAIVGELIHQKGDFKQAIRVGIGSLLGFIGGTTVKFIIQLGMVIYFLFRVL, encoded by the coding sequence ATGACAATCATTGCTTGGCTGGTAATCGGAGTTTTATTTGTCCTTTCATTCATAGGACTTATTTATCCGGTTTTACCGGCCTCTCTTTTTCTTATTGCTGGTTTTCTAGTCTATGGATGGATGTTCAGTTTCGACCCCTTAGGACTGTGGTTCTGGATCATTCAGGGAATACTTGTTCTTCTTTTATATGCTACTGATTATGCAAGTAACTATTTTGGCGTAAAGAAGAGGGGGGGAAGTAAGCATGCGATTTGGGGAAGTACGATCGGTATTATCGTCGGCCCATTCATCATTCCTATAATAGGGATCCTGATCGGTCCGTTTATCGGTGCGATTGTCGGAGAGCTGATTCATCAAAAAGGTGATTTTAAACAAGCGATTCGTGTGGGTATTGGCTCTTTATTAGGATTTATCGGGGGTACAACAGTAAAGTTTATCATCCAACTCGGTATGGTCATCTATTTCTTATTCCGTGTCTTATAA
- the ispG gene encoding flavodoxin-dependent (E)-4-hydroxy-3-methylbut-2-enyl-diphosphate synthase produces the protein MSEITHRTKTRPVRVGNLTIGGNNEVVVQSMTTTKTHDVEATVKEIHRLEEAGCQIVRVACPDMKAAEAIADIKKQINIPLVVDIHFDYKLALKAIEGGADKIRINPGNIGRKEKVEAVVKAAKEKGIPIRIGVNAGSLERKILEKYGYPTADGMVESALSHIKILEDLDFHDIIVSMKASDVNLAVEAYEKASKAFDYPLHLGITESGTLFAGTVKSAAGLGIILHKGIGNTVRISLSADPVEEVKVARELLKTFGLASNAATLISCPTCGRIEIDLISIANEVEEYISKIKAPLKVAVLGCAVNGPGEAREADIGIAGARGEGLLFRHGEIIRKIPEDTMVDELKKEVDKLAKEYHEKKEKEEAEQQV, from the coding sequence ATGAGTGAAATTACTCACCGTACGAAAACAAGACCGGTTAGAGTCGGGAACCTGACAATCGGCGGTAATAATGAAGTCGTTGTCCAGAGTATGACGACAACCAAAACACATGATGTAGAAGCAACAGTCAAAGAAATCCATCGTTTAGAAGAGGCAGGCTGTCAGATCGTTCGTGTCGCTTGTCCTGATATGAAAGCAGCAGAAGCAATTGCTGACATCAAAAAACAAATAAACATTCCATTAGTAGTTGATATCCACTTCGATTATAAGCTCGCACTTAAAGCGATTGAAGGCGGAGCAGATAAAATCCGGATCAACCCTGGTAATATCGGACGAAAAGAGAAGGTGGAAGCTGTCGTGAAGGCAGCGAAAGAGAAAGGGATTCCAATTCGTATCGGTGTCAACGCTGGTTCATTAGAACGTAAAATCCTTGAAAAATACGGCTATCCAACAGCAGATGGAATGGTTGAGAGTGCCTTGAGCCATATTAAAATTCTTGAGGATTTGGATTTCCACGACATCATCGTTTCGATGAAAGCATCTGATGTCAATCTAGCTGTCGAGGCGTATGAAAAAGCTTCGAAAGCATTTGATTATCCGTTGCATTTGGGAATCACCGAATCCGGAACTTTGTTTGCAGGAACTGTGAAAAGTGCTGCAGGACTTGGCATCATACTGCATAAAGGAATCGGAAATACAGTACGTATTTCCTTAAGTGCAGATCCTGTTGAAGAAGTGAAGGTCGCTCGCGAATTGTTGAAAACATTCGGTTTAGCCTCGAACGCAGCAACCTTGATTTCTTGCCCTACATGCGGCCGAATTGAAATTGATCTGATTTCGATTGCAAATGAAGTCGAAGAATATATTTCAAAAATCAAAGCACCTCTTAAGGTCGCTGTTCTTGGATGTGCAGTCAACGGTCCAGGTGAAGCACGGGAAGCGGATATCGGCATTGCCGGGGCACGCGGTGAAGGTCTTCTTTTCCGCCATGGAGAAATTATCCGGAAGATTCCAGAGGATACGATGGTTGATGAGTTGAAAAAAGAAGTCGATAAGTTAGCGAAGGAATATCACGAGAAAAAAGAAAAAGAAGAAGCAGAACAACAAGTATAA
- a CDS encoding DUF1189 domain-containing protein, translating into MNIFKQFVMSLYSPKTVAMFRFQKIGKTIGYVFVMMLISFIFVGTNIALSITNVVNEFEGALEEDIPSFQFQDGHLTSDISEPIIRQDGKQTFIFDTTGETTRDDLDQYSDVVAILDDRLIVVSAGQADTFDYGMMQDVSFQKSDIVNFLDSANTLLPLIISVIILVSYIFMTALKFIGITVLALIGLILKNTMKRKLSYGQLWILSAYTVTLPTIFFAITEALNIIIPGQFFLYWAVAIFFLSQVIKFVPLPKTTETE; encoded by the coding sequence ATGAATATATTCAAACAGTTTGTAATGAGCTTGTATTCACCTAAAACGGTGGCCATGTTCCGTTTTCAGAAAATCGGAAAGACAATTGGATATGTTTTTGTCATGATGTTAATCAGTTTCATATTTGTAGGGACGAATATTGCTTTATCAATCACGAATGTCGTCAATGAATTCGAAGGCGCTCTTGAAGAAGATATTCCTTCATTTCAATTCCAAGATGGACATTTGACATCCGATATTTCTGAACCAATTATTCGTCAGGACGGAAAACAAACTTTCATTTTTGATACCACTGGAGAAACGACAAGAGATGATCTCGATCAATATTCGGATGTCGTAGCAATTTTAGACGATCGCCTCATAGTTGTTTCTGCTGGCCAGGCAGACACTTTCGACTATGGAATGATGCAGGATGTCAGTTTTCAAAAAAGCGATATCGTCAATTTCTTAGATTCAGCTAATACTTTATTACCCTTGATCATCAGTGTGATAATCCTTGTTTCGTATATTTTCATGACTGCACTAAAGTTTATTGGGATTACGGTCCTTGCACTGATCGGGCTGATTCTCAAAAATACGATGAAAAGAAAGCTTTCTTACGGACAATTATGGATTCTCTCTGCTTACACAGTGACTCTTCCAACAATCTTTTTTGCGATTACAGAAGCTTTAAACATCATCATCCCAGGGCAATTCTTTCTTTATTGGGCTGTCGCGATCTTTTTCCTGTCACAAGTCATTAAATTTGTGCCCTTACCTAAAACAACAGAAACTGAATGA